One stretch of Halobacillus litoralis DNA includes these proteins:
- the parE gene encoding DNA topoisomerase IV subunit B, translating to MSSQNQTYSDDSIQVLEGLEAVRKRPGMYIGSTDHRGLHHLVHEIVDNAIDEALSGFGEKMTVTLHKDGSVSVQDEARGMPTGMHKTGKPTPEVILTVLHAGGKFGQGGYKSSGGLHGVGASVVNALSEWLEVHICRDGEKFYQRFENGGVPVTSLENKGATRKTGTTIRFKPDASIFSITKFNFETLSERLREAAFLLKGFRIVLVDERKETVKEEYQYDDGLVSFVEYLNEEKDTLHSVVSFEGSHSGIEADFAFQFNDGFAENILSFVNNVRTKDGGTHESGAKTAITRVFNDYARRAQLLKDKDKNLEGNDIREGFTAVISVRIPEELLQFEGQTKSKLGTSEARSAVDGIVAEQLSYFLEENPDVASMLIKKAIKAKEAREAARKAREDARSGKKKKRKDTLLSGKLTPAQSKNAKKNELYLVEGDSAGGSAKQGRDRKFQAVLPLRGKVINTEKAKIADIFKNEEISTIIHTIGAGVGGDFTLEDCNYDKIVIMTDADTDGAHIQVLLLTFFFRYMRPLVEAGKVFIALPPLYKVSKGKGKKEKVEYAWDEEGMQKVLKEFKNGYSIQRYKGLGEMNADQLWETTMNPESRTLIRVTIDDIARAERRVTTLMGDKVEPRRKWIESHVAFGLEDEASILENDKIQT from the coding sequence TTGTCGAGTCAAAATCAAACGTATTCAGATGATTCTATTCAAGTGCTGGAGGGATTGGAGGCCGTTCGGAAAAGACCGGGGATGTATATTGGATCCACGGATCATAGAGGTCTGCACCATCTCGTTCACGAAATTGTAGATAACGCGATCGATGAGGCGTTATCTGGATTCGGCGAAAAAATGACTGTCACGCTCCATAAGGATGGTAGTGTATCGGTTCAGGATGAAGCGCGAGGAATGCCTACGGGGATGCACAAAACAGGTAAACCGACACCAGAGGTCATTTTGACCGTCCTTCACGCAGGAGGAAAGTTCGGTCAAGGAGGCTATAAATCCTCAGGTGGTTTGCATGGTGTAGGAGCATCTGTTGTGAATGCTCTCTCCGAATGGCTGGAAGTACACATCTGCAGAGATGGCGAGAAATTTTATCAAAGATTTGAGAATGGAGGCGTCCCTGTTACTTCCCTAGAAAATAAAGGGGCGACACGTAAAACAGGGACCACGATCCGTTTCAAACCGGACGCTTCTATTTTTTCAATAACCAAATTTAATTTCGAAACCTTATCCGAACGTTTACGAGAAGCAGCCTTTTTGTTGAAAGGATTCCGTATTGTCCTCGTGGATGAACGAAAAGAAACGGTCAAGGAAGAATATCAATATGATGACGGGCTGGTCTCATTCGTCGAATATTTAAATGAAGAAAAAGATACATTGCATTCCGTCGTCTCTTTCGAGGGAAGTCATAGTGGAATTGAAGCGGATTTTGCTTTTCAATTCAATGACGGGTTTGCAGAGAACATCTTATCCTTTGTCAATAATGTACGGACGAAAGATGGAGGAACCCATGAATCCGGAGCTAAAACGGCTATCACTAGGGTCTTCAATGACTATGCAAGACGAGCCCAACTTCTGAAGGATAAAGACAAGAATTTAGAAGGCAACGATATCAGAGAAGGATTTACCGCAGTTATATCGGTAAGGATTCCAGAAGAACTCCTTCAATTTGAAGGACAAACCAAGAGTAAACTTGGCACATCTGAAGCTCGTTCCGCCGTTGATGGCATCGTCGCTGAGCAGTTGTCCTATTTCCTTGAAGAGAATCCGGATGTCGCTTCGATGCTCATTAAAAAAGCAATCAAAGCAAAAGAAGCGAGAGAAGCCGCACGGAAAGCGAGAGAAGATGCTCGTTCAGGGAAGAAAAAGAAACGGAAAGATACGCTTTTAAGCGGGAAGCTCACTCCAGCTCAATCCAAAAATGCTAAGAAAAACGAGTTGTATCTTGTGGAGGGTGACTCAGCCGGCGGATCAGCTAAACAGGGGCGTGACCGGAAATTCCAGGCCGTTCTTCCTTTACGGGGAAAAGTGATCAATACAGAGAAAGCGAAAATCGCAGATATTTTCAAAAATGAAGAAATTTCCACGATTATTCATACCATTGGCGCTGGAGTCGGTGGGGACTTTACGCTCGAAGACTGTAACTATGATAAAATCGTCATCATGACCGATGCAGATACCGATGGGGCACATATTCAGGTGCTTTTATTAACCTTCTTTTTCCGATACATGCGACCGCTTGTAGAAGCAGGAAAAGTCTTCATAGCTCTCCCACCCCTTTATAAAGTTTCAAAAGGAAAAGGGAAGAAAGAAAAAGTCGAATATGCGTGGGACGAAGAAGGCATGCAGAAGGTCTTGAAGGAATTTAAAAACGGTTATTCGATCCAACGATACAAAGGTTTAGGTGAAATGAATGCCGATCAGCTTTGGGAAACGACGATGAACCCTGAATCACGCACATTGATCCGCGTAACGATTGACGATATCGCCCGTGCCGAACGCAGGGTGACGACGTTGATGGGAGATAAGGTTGAACCTCGCCGTAAATGGATTGAATCCCATGTCGCTTTTGGTCTTGAAGATGAAGCGAGCATACTAGAAAACGATAAAATACAGACGTAA
- a CDS encoding CoA-binding protein — MTFENPSNAEIRDLLAQSKTIAVVGLSDKPHRTSYQVSEAMQNAGYKIIPVNPQITESLGEKAVASLHDIHEPIDIINVFRRSEHLPQIAKESKNIEAKAFWAQQGVYSEEADHILKGDSKLVIMDSCIKVAHAIYR, encoded by the coding sequence ATGACTTTTGAAAATCCGTCCAATGCAGAAATTCGAGACCTATTGGCCCAATCGAAGACAATCGCTGTCGTAGGACTTTCCGATAAACCTCACCGCACGTCCTATCAAGTGAGTGAGGCGATGCAAAATGCAGGGTATAAGATCATCCCGGTGAACCCTCAAATTACGGAGTCCCTTGGGGAAAAAGCAGTGGCGAGTCTTCATGATATCCATGAACCTATAGATATTATCAATGTCTTTCGACGATCCGAACATCTACCGCAAATTGCAAAGGAATCGAAAAATATTGAAGCTAAAGCCTTTTGGGCTCAACAAGGGGTGTATTCTGAAGAAGCGGATCACATCCTAAAAGGCGATTCAAAGCTTGTCATCATGGACTCTTGCATTAAGGTCGCCCATGCGATTTACAGGTAA
- a CDS encoding ABC transporter ATP-binding protein — protein sequence MITFTDVTKTYPDGTTALKNINLEVQEGELLALIGPSGCGKTTTMKMINRLIHPTEGTITIHNKDIREYNIHELRWNIGYVLQEIALFPHMTVEENISVVPEMKKWKKKDLSKRIDELMNMVGLNPEKHRKRKPSELSGGQQQRVGVIRALAADPDIILMDEPFSALDPISREQLQTDIRQLQKEIKKTIVFVTHDMDEALALGDRVCLMKAGEIVQLDTPQNLILNPSNTFVEDFIGGRKTPWQTAVDVIMNHAEKRVVSEEEYKKGHVVLDGPFALKNHDGTYQGMIEDGNQVQAPPLSNDMILRDAVRIFEEGHSSILPVVKGDQLIGTLSYRDIVLYLREQSRKKEEEVENK from the coding sequence ATGATCACGTTCACAGATGTAACGAAGACGTACCCAGATGGAACGACAGCGTTGAAGAACATAAACTTAGAAGTGCAAGAAGGAGAATTGCTTGCGCTGATCGGTCCAAGCGGTTGTGGGAAAACAACCACCATGAAAATGATTAACCGTCTGATTCATCCGACGGAAGGGACTATTACCATACATAATAAGGATATTAGAGAATATAACATTCACGAACTACGCTGGAATATCGGCTATGTGTTACAGGAAATTGCTCTCTTCCCCCATATGACGGTAGAAGAGAACATATCCGTTGTACCGGAAATGAAAAAGTGGAAGAAAAAGGATTTATCAAAACGGATTGATGAATTGATGAATATGGTTGGACTGAATCCGGAAAAGCACCGCAAAAGAAAACCAAGTGAACTGTCCGGCGGTCAGCAGCAACGGGTCGGAGTCATAAGGGCATTAGCCGCAGACCCGGACATAATTCTAATGGATGAACCATTCAGTGCCCTCGATCCAATCAGCAGGGAACAGTTGCAAACCGATATCCGTCAATTACAGAAGGAAATCAAGAAAACGATTGTCTTCGTCACCCACGATATGGACGAAGCCCTCGCACTTGGCGATCGTGTCTGCCTAATGAAAGCAGGGGAAATTGTCCAGTTGGATACACCACAAAACCTCATATTGAATCCATCCAATACGTTTGTTGAAGATTTTATTGGAGGAAGAAAAACTCCTTGGCAGACAGCCGTTGATGTCATCATGAATCATGCCGAAAAGCGTGTCGTATCAGAAGAAGAATATAAAAAAGGTCATGTCGTCCTGGATGGTCCTTTTGCCCTTAAAAATCACGATGGGACGTATCAGGGGATGATTGAGGATGGAAATCAGGTGCAAGCGCCTCCGTTATCCAATGATATGATTTTGAGAGACGCGGTTCGAATCTTTGAAGAGGGTCACTCCTCGATCCTACCAGTCGTAAAAGGTGACCAATTGATCGGTACCTTATCCTACAGGGATATTGTCCTCTACCTTAGAGAGCAGTCACGTAAAAAGGAAGAGGAGGTAGAAAATAAATGA
- the plsY gene encoding glycerol-3-phosphate 1-O-acyltransferase PlsY, with protein sequence MEYVLYILVAYLLGSIPSGLIVGKIGYDTDIREHGSGNLGGTNTFRVLGIKAGLIVTVADILKGTLAAALPYFMGAEVVPLVIGIFAVVGHMYPVFAGFKGGKAVATSGGVILGVNPLIFAILLLSFFIVLYLSKYVSLSSMVSGIVGIVATLVVKEYGLTIILSLFTIFVIYRHRANIKRIMNKTEPKITWM encoded by the coding sequence TTGGAATATGTACTCTATATCCTCGTTGCCTATCTCCTCGGATCCATCCCTTCAGGGTTAATTGTAGGTAAAATCGGTTACGATACGGATATTCGCGAACATGGAAGTGGAAACCTTGGAGGTACGAACACATTCCGAGTATTGGGGATCAAAGCAGGTTTGATCGTTACTGTCGCTGATATTTTGAAAGGGACATTAGCCGCCGCCCTTCCTTATTTTATGGGAGCTGAAGTCGTTCCTCTAGTTATAGGTATTTTTGCGGTTGTAGGTCACATGTACCCTGTATTTGCGGGCTTTAAAGGTGGAAAAGCTGTCGCTACATCCGGAGGTGTGATCCTGGGTGTCAACCCACTCATTTTTGCTATCCTCTTATTGTCTTTTTTCATTGTCCTATATTTAAGTAAATACGTCTCCTTATCTTCTATGGTAAGCGGGATTGTTGGCATTGTCGCGACTTTAGTCGTAAAGGAGTACGGTTTGACCATCATCCTTTCCTTGTTTACCATCTTCGTGATCTATCGCCACCGTGCCAACATAAAGAGGATCATGAATAAAACAGAGCCAAAAATCACATGGATGTAA
- the folE2 gene encoding GTP cyclohydrolase FolE2, which produces MNKTDLNQNKQLPSKKERHKLFGSVEPGPRTKPMEKDQMADLQNSKKDFLFEIDMVGISSVKHPIRIPSKMTPEIQTTIGTFSFGSSIAQGSKGTNMSRFTEQLDKYHNEGFAVDIVTLKQFTEELAGRLKQSDAEVEVTFPWFFERKGPYSGLTGMNHADATIRVEYDKKTGHDVTVTLTGKITTLCPCSKEISEYSAHNQRGNVTMSVKLTDDFDEQEIDWKAVLLEAAESNASARIHPVLKRPDEKMVTEQAYENPRFVEDIVRLVAADLYEYSFIEAFTVKCRNEESIHLHDAVATLSYDKKKEAE; this is translated from the coding sequence ATGAATAAGACTGATTTGAACCAAAACAAACAACTACCATCCAAAAAAGAACGCCATAAATTATTCGGCTCTGTGGAGCCGGGTCCACGAACAAAGCCTATGGAAAAGGACCAAATGGCTGATCTTCAAAACTCAAAAAAAGACTTTTTATTTGAGATTGATATGGTGGGGATTTCCAGTGTTAAGCACCCCATCCGTATTCCCAGCAAGATGACGCCAGAGATCCAGACAACCATCGGAACCTTTTCATTCGGGTCCTCCATTGCTCAAGGGAGCAAAGGGACGAATATGAGTCGCTTCACGGAGCAGCTCGATAAATACCACAATGAGGGATTCGCCGTTGACATTGTCACACTAAAACAATTCACCGAAGAGCTGGCCGGCCGCCTCAAGCAATCAGATGCGGAAGTGGAAGTGACATTCCCGTGGTTTTTTGAACGAAAAGGTCCATACTCTGGCCTTACAGGAATGAACCATGCGGATGCAACCATCCGGGTCGAATATGATAAAAAAACGGGACATGATGTGACCGTTACTCTTACTGGGAAAATCACGACGCTTTGTCCTTGTTCCAAGGAAATTAGTGAATATAGTGCGCACAACCAACGCGGAAACGTAACCATGAGTGTGAAATTGACGGATGATTTTGACGAGCAGGAAATTGATTGGAAAGCAGTGCTTCTTGAAGCAGCAGAAAGTAATGCCAGCGCCCGCATCCACCCGGTATTAAAACGTCCAGATGAAAAGATGGTAACAGAACAAGCCTATGAGAACCCTCGATTTGTCGAGGATATCGTAAGACTAGTTGCTGCCGATCTTTATGAGTATTCCTTCATAGAAGCATTCACAGTGAAGTGCCGCAATGAAGAATCCATTCACCTGCATGATGCGGTGGCGACCCTCAGTTATGATAAGAAAAAGGAAGCTGAGTAA
- the yidD gene encoding membrane protein insertion efficiency factor YidD, translating to MKQIMIALIQFYRKGISPFFPPSCRFQPTCSEYGLEAFRRFGFFKGSYLTVKRILKCHPFHPGGFDPVPMKQSNDSSDPSSPEK from the coding sequence ATGAAGCAAATCATGATTGCCTTGATTCAATTTTACCGCAAGGGCATCAGTCCTTTTTTTCCACCATCTTGCAGGTTTCAACCCACTTGTTCAGAATACGGGTTGGAGGCTTTTCGCCGTTTCGGTTTTTTCAAAGGCAGTTATTTGACTGTCAAAAGAATTCTCAAGTGCCATCCTTTCCATCCAGGAGGATTTGACCCTGTACCCATGAAGCAATCGAACGATAGCTCTGATCCGTCTTCTCCTGAAAAATAG
- a CDS encoding HesB/YadR/YfhF family protein encodes MNLTVTEEAAKWYEEELDIDGNVDLRFYVRYGGVGGLQPGFSLAIKLEDPEEPIAETTTGPIHFFIEADDEWYFDEHSLEVTLDEKWNEPSFEYKK; translated from the coding sequence ATGAACTTAACAGTAACAGAAGAAGCAGCGAAATGGTATGAAGAGGAACTTGATATTGATGGGAACGTCGACTTAAGATTTTACGTCCGTTATGGCGGCGTTGGCGGACTTCAACCTGGATTTTCTCTTGCCATCAAACTAGAGGATCCTGAAGAACCAATTGCAGAAACGACAACCGGCCCCATTCATTTCTTCATTGAAGCGGACGATGAGTGGTATTTTGATGAACATTCATTGGAAGTTACGCTCGACGAAAAATGGAATGAGCCGTCATTTGAATACAAAAAATAA
- a CDS encoding acyl-CoA thioesterase, translating to MKVVETPIQVRYQETDMMGVVYHANYLVWFEIGRTSFIENLGFKYSEIEKQGVVSPVIDAQMSFKKPVKYGDDVHVRTWVESYDGLRVSYGYEVAFRNGDVAVTGVTKHVIVKKDNFKPVSIRRSFPEWHEAYLAAMEPES from the coding sequence ATGAAAGTGGTAGAAACACCAATTCAAGTAAGGTATCAGGAAACGGATATGATGGGCGTCGTTTACCATGCCAACTATCTAGTGTGGTTTGAGATTGGACGAACATCTTTCATTGAAAATCTTGGATTTAAGTATTCTGAAATCGAAAAGCAGGGGGTTGTTTCTCCTGTCATTGATGCTCAGATGAGTTTTAAAAAACCTGTGAAATACGGTGACGATGTCCATGTACGGACGTGGGTGGAAAGTTATGATGGTCTCCGTGTTTCCTACGGCTATGAAGTAGCGTTCAGAAACGGTGATGTAGCAGTTACTGGTGTAACGAAACATGTCATCGTGAAAAAAGATAACTTCAAACCTGTATCCATCAGGCGTAGCTTTCCAGAATGGCATGAAGCCTATTTGGCTGCCATGGAGCCTGAATCCTAA
- a CDS encoding AAA family ATPase — protein sequence MLDQLKQWNSLEQQPPISEMEALRYMDQTDGEQEKEAKALLYVTLAYHRIKRHPGNDPLAEQFIDEARVLNPSHPLVAALYESQQLMQAYTLLKKTPLDQWILHETDHDSAKAKKAKAIYSDVCDLKEQWDDDLAKKTIIDASSRLTLYQDVYEELSDLEQMLEEAINSIENRRIRVPVKEINDRTRRLSDNQDEIYKRMPSFLTDQSIQNPLEAFDQMVGLHDVKTYIRRYYHFLRYQQQRKNYGFSMVDEPGLHMIITGNPGTGKTTIARLLANIYHELGILDTKEVVEVNRSHLVGSYLGQSEENTMNYVKQAIGGVLFIDEAYSLKREGQTGNDYGQAVIDTLVSAMTSKEYGGKFAVILAGYPEEMRQFLWSNPGLRSRFPEQNHIELPDYHMDELLTIAEQTATDNDFFFTRAALNEFTSLIDQERVDDSFGNARTVKNLVLKTIFQKGAKEAEQDKHHWLDHMRISTEDLAWEKETDEDERSPMQRLDELIGLSNVKEEVKKLSSFVQAQQKRKEKGYPVVPIQLHSVFSGNPGTGKTTVAEIYADVLKECGLLKRGHTVVVSRSDLVAGYVGQTAIKTKRKIREALGGVLFIDEAYSLYNGGRDDFGKEAIETLVDEMTKHNENLVVVLAGYQREMEQLVESNPGLASRFKKYFHFPDYTEEELIAMTHYQAKQFGYHFNEWAESFLLEKYTEHKVRGNGRFINNLVNEAIQFQAIRIMEDEAEDMNELELVDLEKAWQMVRRESS from the coding sequence ATGTTAGACCAACTGAAACAGTGGAATAGTTTAGAACAACAGCCTCCGATTTCCGAAATGGAGGCTTTACGATATATGGACCAAACGGATGGGGAGCAGGAGAAAGAAGCTAAGGCTCTGCTTTATGTCACTCTAGCCTACCATCGGATTAAAAGACACCCGGGGAATGACCCTCTTGCAGAGCAGTTCATTGATGAGGCACGGGTTCTCAATCCTTCTCACCCCTTAGTAGCGGCATTGTATGAGTCTCAACAGTTGATGCAGGCCTATACACTTTTGAAAAAAACACCTCTTGATCAGTGGATCCTACATGAAACGGATCATGATTCAGCAAAAGCCAAAAAAGCGAAAGCCATTTATTCTGATGTCTGTGATTTAAAGGAGCAGTGGGACGATGATCTAGCCAAAAAGACAATCATTGACGCCTCCAGCCGTTTGACTTTGTATCAGGATGTCTATGAGGAACTGTCTGATTTGGAACAGATGCTGGAAGAAGCCATCAATTCCATTGAAAATAGACGTATTCGAGTTCCTGTAAAAGAAATCAACGATCGTACAAGACGCCTTTCGGATAATCAGGATGAGATATACAAACGAATGCCAAGTTTTTTAACTGATCAATCCATTCAAAATCCATTGGAAGCCTTCGATCAAATGGTAGGATTGCATGATGTTAAAACGTATATTCGACGGTATTATCACTTTTTAAGATACCAACAGCAAAGAAAGAACTATGGTTTTTCCATGGTAGATGAACCCGGGTTACATATGATCATTACTGGAAATCCCGGAACGGGAAAAACAACCATTGCCCGGCTACTTGCTAATATTTACCATGAGCTTGGAATACTGGATACAAAAGAAGTGGTGGAAGTGAATCGGTCTCACCTTGTCGGATCTTATTTAGGCCAAAGTGAAGAGAATACGATGAACTACGTCAAACAAGCGATCGGTGGTGTTTTGTTCATCGACGAAGCATACAGCCTGAAAAGGGAAGGTCAAACAGGAAATGATTATGGACAAGCGGTCATTGACACCCTTGTATCTGCGATGACGAGCAAAGAATATGGAGGGAAGTTCGCCGTCATTCTGGCTGGTTATCCAGAAGAAATGCGCCAGTTTTTATGGTCAAACCCGGGCCTCAGAAGTCGTTTTCCTGAACAAAATCATATTGAACTTCCTGATTATCACATGGATGAATTGTTGACGATTGCTGAGCAGACGGCCACCGACAATGATTTCTTTTTCACAAGAGCTGCATTGAACGAATTTACTTCGCTCATTGATCAAGAGCGTGTGGATGACTCATTCGGTAATGCACGCACGGTCAAGAATTTAGTGTTAAAGACTATATTCCAAAAAGGAGCGAAGGAAGCAGAGCAGGATAAGCATCATTGGCTGGATCATATGAGGATATCTACGGAAGATCTTGCATGGGAGAAAGAAACAGATGAAGACGAGCGTTCACCGATGCAACGTCTGGATGAACTGATCGGTTTGTCTAATGTCAAAGAAGAAGTGAAAAAACTGTCTTCCTTCGTTCAAGCCCAGCAAAAAAGGAAAGAGAAAGGGTATCCTGTCGTCCCTATTCAATTACACTCCGTATTCTCAGGAAACCCCGGAACCGGAAAGACAACAGTTGCAGAAATCTATGCAGATGTCTTGAAAGAATGTGGGTTGCTAAAGAGAGGTCATACCGTAGTCGTCTCAAGGAGCGATCTTGTCGCGGGGTATGTAGGACAGACGGCCATCAAAACAAAACGGAAGATCCGGGAAGCTCTCGGTGGTGTCTTGTTTATTGATGAAGCCTATTCGTTGTACAACGGAGGTAGAGATGATTTTGGTAAGGAAGCTATTGAAACACTCGTCGACGAAATGACCAAACACAATGAAAACCTTGTTGTTGTCCTAGCTGGTTATCAACGCGAAATGGAGCAGTTGGTGGAGAGCAACCCAGGGTTGGCTTCGAGGTTTAAGAAATATTTCCACTTCCCGGATTATACAGAGGAAGAGCTGATTGCCATGACTCACTATCAGGCAAAACAATTCGGGTATCATTTTAATGAATGGGCAGAATCATTCCTTTTAGAAAAATACACGGAGCACAAAGTTCGGGGGAACGGACGCTTCATCAATAACCTTGTGAACGAAGCGATTCAATTCCAGGCGATTCGCATTATGGAAGATGAAGCGGAAGACATGAATGAACTTGAACTCGTCGATTTAGAAAAAGCATGGCAGATGGTGCGAAGGGAGTCTTCTTAA
- the tlp gene encoding small acid-soluble spore protein Tlp: MSHKQQHMANQKPNPDNRADNVDRLQEKVTDTIENIEASHDAMQFASEEEKRNIEKKNKRRNQSLEAMRDEIKDEARHQQY; encoded by the coding sequence ATGTCCCACAAGCAACAGCATATGGCGAACCAGAAACCTAACCCTGACAATCGAGCAGATAACGTCGATCGTCTCCAAGAAAAAGTCACGGATACAATTGAAAACATTGAAGCTTCCCATGATGCTATGCAGTTTGCATCTGAAGAAGAAAAGAGAAATATCGAAAAGAAAAATAAACGAAGAAACCAATCGTTAGAAGCCATGCGTGATGAAATCAAGGACGAAGCCCGTCATCAACAATATTAA
- a CDS encoding FbpB family small basic protein, whose protein sequence is MRKHKSISFEERVKENIRSIKADQKLLDQIDERIEKRHNERMKQIPS, encoded by the coding sequence ATGAGAAAACATAAAAGCATATCTTTTGAAGAACGTGTGAAAGAAAATATTCGTTCCATCAAAGCTGATCAAAAGCTATTGGACCAGATCGATGAACGGATTGAGAAGCGTCATAATGAGCGTATGAAGCAAATCCCATCGTAA
- a CDS encoding TlpA family protein disulfide reductase yields the protein MKQWLATAFLVILLGLVIFTTFSEEDEKKQQKSSANQEIGMVAPNAPDGLQVGEQAPDFSLETVNGETVKLSDYRGKKVFLNYWATWCPPCREEMPEMQKFHEKYGDDVVVLAVNGTGTEKKREDVDRFVNEGGYTFPILLDKELEINQTYQILSIPTTYFIGSDGIIQEPRIVGPMTYEMMEKKKDALK from the coding sequence ATGAAACAATGGTTAGCAACAGCTTTCCTGGTTATACTTTTAGGTCTCGTTATTTTTACAACCTTTTCTGAAGAAGATGAGAAGAAGCAACAAAAATCTTCTGCAAATCAGGAAATAGGGATGGTTGCACCGAATGCCCCCGATGGCTTACAAGTAGGGGAGCAGGCCCCGGATTTCAGCCTAGAAACGGTAAACGGTGAAACCGTTAAGCTTTCTGATTATCGTGGGAAAAAAGTTTTCCTCAATTATTGGGCCACGTGGTGTCCACCATGCCGTGAAGAAATGCCTGAAATGCAGAAGTTCCATGAAAAATATGGAGATGACGTAGTCGTTTTGGCTGTTAACGGAACGGGCACAGAGAAAAAGAGGGAAGATGTTGACCGTTTCGTCAATGAGGGAGGGTACACATTTCCCATTCTGCTGGACAAGGAGCTTGAAATTAATCAGACATACCAGATTCTATCCATCCCTACGACTTATTTCATAGGTTCGGATGGTATCATTCAGGAGCCAAGAATCGTTGGTCCGATGACCTATGAAATGATGGAAAAGAAGAAAGATGCGCTGAAATAG